The DNA region GGGTCATCGGCTTTTAGCGGCTCGGTCATCCCAGCACTGCGAAACAGCACAGGCTGGCTGCGAAGTCTCGAGTTACTGCTCCAGGTGGAATGGTCATGCTGCGACGTCTGTCTGGCTTCCTCGGCCAGAGTGAACGTGGCTGTCGCGTATGCTGGTTTGCCGACTATACGCATGTGGTCGAGGCCTGACCcgctggactgggctggaGCCGGCGTGGTCACACGCGACAAGGTGGCATCTGCCCGACGACCACGCCCTCGCAAGCCTCCCTGCGATAGTCCTCCTTGCCGTGCACGCGGCGTGTTGCTCGAGCCGCGAAAGTTTCGCGGCATGGCAGGAGCTACAGGATAAACCACGGGCGTCGGCAAAGAAACCTACCCAATGATGCCCTGATGTGTGAGAGAGGAAACGCCTGCGTGCCTGCGCACAGTCCCAAAAAAAACGTTTGGTTACTAACGTGCCTTGACCACTTTTGGCGGGCTTCTTGAGTTGTCGGGGTCGCCACCGATTCGTGTTGTGCGCAGCTATGGCCGTCAAAGGTCGACGTATTGATCAAGTCTGTTGTTTAGTGGTTATGAGCATGGGCATGAAAAGAACCGATTGGGTTCGTCACTATTATCGACAAGGACATGAGAGGCTGTCTGTCGAGAATACGGGTTACGTAGTCTGTACGTACctagtacgtactacgtactgacctaccttagtacctcACATCCAGCAAGTGCCTAATGACGGTACCTCAGCAAGGTACCTTCTCTACCTTATTACCTGTACTAGATATCTACTAGTAGTAGGTACAGGTACCTAGATAGGTGCCGTAGCCTGTTACCTAGGTAGCACCTTCCGCGCTTTTTGCTACCCAGTTGGTATGTGCTAGGTACTGTTATCATTACTGGAGGCAGCGagggtacctacctagtaccttaggtaccttagcTGTCCGCCCCACCTCCCCCGGCCttgtaggtacctactaaggcACCTACCTCGATTGAAAAGCGATCATTTACAAGCACTTGCGTCACGCGGCTCACCTAACAGGTATCCGACCGCAGTCACAGGAGCCTGGGGTGGAAGGAAACTGCCTTGCCTCTTGcccaccctccccccccgcccccgccgtcaaCACCTCCGAGCCGAGCCTGCCACGCGAGGCGTCATCATCCGTTACCTCAGCGTACACCAGCATCGACAACCGAGCCTCTGCAAGCAGCGCTCCGACAACCCAAGGCGTAGACAAGACAGAAGTCCGGACCTCAGGCGGCATCGGGACCACTGACATCAGTGTCTCCAgtgcgacgacgcggtcTGAGTGAACATCGTGCTTGCGAAAGGAAACCGACGTTTCCGTGCCAAgctggtcgccgtcgcccaaaTCCCCTTGGCTTCATTACGAAAGTGCCTTCAACATCGATACTGTACTGTCAGCTTGCCGGGCTCGGGCGGTGAGAACCGCCCATTAGGATCTAGCCATGGAGTCCGCTATTGCCGGCGCTGGACTTGGCCGCTATCGACGTATCGTACAGATGTTCTGGGACCCAGAGCCGGtcaacgacgtcgtcgcAGATCAGCCGGCATGGTGTCTCGGGCGGTCTTATAGGTTGTCTGATAAGTCCGTCGCTGGTCCTGCCAAAGGCCACGACGAGAACGAAAACAAAGACCACGACGGAAATGACACTGCCCACTCGAGCCCTCGAATGGGCTCGCACCTGCTATCTCCGCAGGCGCCGAAGGCTCTCATTTCCGATTTATCTGCTATAGCATCGGACACACCTCCCGCGTCATCATCGGCCAGCCTTTTGTCTTCACTCGCATACGAGGAGTCGACCTGTGATGGtagcggcggctggcctcAAGGCTTTCTCGAAGACTTCGGTTCCAGATTCTGGATGACGTACAGGTCCGAATTCGCCCCGATACAGAGGTCCACAGATCCCAAAGCGACATCATCGTTATCATTTTCTGTGCGTATTATGAGCCAACTTAGCGAGCATGACGGCTTCTCTTCAGATAGTGGATGGGGCTGCATGATCAGGTCCGGTCAGGGGCTCTTGGCCAACACACTGTCCATTATACGGCTCGGGAGAGGTATGTTGCAcccgaggccgacgaagAATGCCCAGTTATCCCGACACTAGCGGCATCCGGACAGACTCTCTGACTGTCGACTACAGATTGGCGTCGGGGGGAATATTTGCACGAAGAACGCCTCATAGTCAGCCTCTTTGCTGATGACCCGCGTGCACCGTATTCCATACATCGTTTCGTTGACCACGGCGCTATTGCGTGTGGCAAGTATCCAGGAGAGTGGTTTGGTCCATCTGCGACAGCGCGGTGCATACAGTGCGTGGCGTTCTGTCTCGTCTTAATGGCGTGGAGTCATAATATTGACATGCCTGATCCAGGGCTCTGGTAAATACAAACGACACAAGTCTTCGGGTGTACTCAACTGGCGACGGCCCCGACGTTTACGAGAATAGCTTCATGAAGATTGCAAAGCCGGATGGTGGTGGATTTCACCCGACGCTCATTCTCGTGGGGACTCGCCTCGGGATCGACAAAATAACACCAGTATACTGGGAGGCGCTTATCGCGTCCCTTCAAATGCCCCAGTCCGTTGGCATCGCTGGGTAAGTGATTTGAGCGTACCTCTTTTTCCGGTTCACTCCTGACACACTAGCCATGCAGCGGTCGACCATCGTCCTCTCACTACTTCGTAGGCGCTCAAGGCCAGTATCTGTTCTACTTGGATCCCCACCACACACGGCCGGCCCTACCATATCACGCCGATACCAACCAATATACCGGTGACGAAATTGAGTCGTGCCACACCACTCGATTGCGCAGAATTCACATTCGGGAAGTCGACCCCAGCATGCTGATCGGCTTTCTTATTCGGAGCGAAGAGGATTGGTCGGACTGGAGACGGTGCGTAAAGCACGTCCAGGGGAAAGCCATCATCCAGGTTGCGGATTGCGACCCGGTAACGCAG from Purpureocillium takamizusanense chromosome 3, complete sequence includes:
- the ATG4 gene encoding Cysteine protease atg4 (MEROPS:MER0013559~EggNog:ENOG503NVXP~COG:U~COG:Z~BUSCO:EOG09264B3O), coding for MESAIAGAGLGRYRRIVQMFWDPEPVNDVVADQPAWCLGRSYRLSDKSVAGPAKGHDENENKDHDGNDTAHSSPRMGSHLLSPQAPKALISDLSAIASDTPPASSSASLLSSLAYEESTCDGSGGWPQGFLEDFGSRFWMTYRSEFAPIQRSTDPKATSSLSFSVRIMSQLSEHDGFSSDSGWGCMIRSGQGLLANTLSIIRLGRDWRRGEYLHEERLIVSLFADDPRAPYSIHRFVDHGAIACGKYPGEWFGPSATARCIQALVNTNDTSLRVYSTGDGPDVYENSFMKIAKPDGGGFHPTLILVGTRLGIDKITPVYWEALIASLQMPQSVGIAGGRPSSSHYFVGAQGQYLFYLDPHHTRPALPYHADTNQYTGDEIESCHTTRLRRIHIREVDPSMLIGFLIRSEEDWSDWRRCVKHVQGKAIIQVADCDPVTQAPLGQRRAAIDEVEPFSDEEDDGTISTV